A stretch of Brassica napus cultivar Da-Ae chromosome C6, Da-Ae, whole genome shotgun sequence DNA encodes these proteins:
- the BNAC06G30030D gene encoding uncharacterized protein BNAC06G30030D, producing the protein MEVPMINRIRDFDVGINSINDPSFLSRSVAVSGIGKLHQAYGFWKWGALIIAFLAYFTNFITRLKSLVVRLRKIDVSISSPTLFDDYDSDSDVSCSSSASSDDEDEDGEEDDAEDEEDVDSIYNRGWVNGSFRVRGSDQGQNDNFTCLRGSFGDLFSWPDLGRMGSSGVVKLWDYLDIDEDGDGENVVASFLRNCSSSSASPSSFFLTAEKKGSDAVKVEACDPRAGFRMPALLAEWRQPGRLLGNIIGVDVGGVEKIYVRDDVSGKIAVGDLRRFNGTLTDLTESDSETWWDADVVIGG; encoded by the coding sequence ATGGAAGTTCCAATGATTAATAGAATTAGAGATTTCGACGTGGGCATAAATTCAATAAACGATCCTTCGTTCCTCTCTCGATCTGTTGCTGTTTCCGGCATCGGAAAGCTACACCAAGCTTACGGTTTCTGGAAATGGGGAGCTTTGATTATTGCATTTTTAGCTTATTTCACAAATTTCATTACAAGACTCAAGAGTTTAGTTGTTAGGTTAAGAAAAATAGATGTCTCCATCTCTTCCCCAACTCTTTTCGATGATTACGACAGCGACTCCGATGTTTCTTGTTCCTCATCGGCTTCTTCAGACGACGAAGatgaagatggagaagaagatgatgctgaAGACGAAGAAGACGTTGACTCGATCTATAATCGTGGATGGGTCAACGGAAGCTTCCGCGTGAGAGGATCTGATCAGGGGCAAAACGATAATTTCACATGTTTGAGAGGTAGCTTCGGAGATTTGTTCTCCTGGCCGGACCTCGGCAGGATGGGATCGAGCGGAGTCGTGAAGCTTTGGGATTATCTAGATATCGATGAGGACGGAGACGGTGAGAATGTCGTGGCGTCGTTTCTCAGGAACTGTAGTAGCTCCTCCGCTTCGCCGTCGTCGTTTTTTCTGACGGCGGAGAAGAAAGGTAGCGACGCCGTCAAAGTGGAGGCGTGCGATCCACGTGCGGGGTTTCGGATGCCGGCGTTGCTGGCGGAGTGGAGGCAGCCGGGGAGGTTGCTCGGGAATATAATCGGAGTCGACGTCGGCGGCGTGGAGAAGATATACGTTAGGGATGATGTCAGCGGGAAGATCGCCGTGGGAGATCTGAGGAGGTTTAACGGTACGTTGACGGACTTGACGGAATCGGACAGTGAGACTTGGTGGGACGCTGACGTCGTTATCGGAGGCTAA